In the Raineyella fluvialis genome, GCGACCACCGTCGGCGTCCCGGCGGGAAGCGGCCGACGGTCGAGCATGTCGACACAGTGCACCCGATCGTGACCCGGGCCGAGGTCCTGATACCCGCCGGGGGCGACGACCTGGACCATCCCCACCCCAGCCTCGAGGAGTCCCGCGACGAGTCCGGGAACCAGGAGAGTGTCGGCGACGACGCGCGCCACTCGCGTTCCGCCCAGTGGACCTTCCTGTGGGTCGTCCACAGCGAGCAGGCCGGCGCGCGCGAGAGTTGTCACCAGGTTGTCCACAAGCCCCGGCGTGACATTCCACCGGACCGTGAGGTCGTCGAGGGAGTACTCGCCGGTCAGATCCGCCAGCATCCGGCCCAGCCCGGTCGGACCGGCTCCGAACCTCAGCCCACGATCCGCGTCGCAGCCGATCTGCACCGTGCCATCCCGCAGTTCGAGGACGGGCAGGCCGGTCAGCAGACGCGGGTGGGCTCCCGACGCGAGGCGTCCCGCGACACTGTCGTTCATGCCCACCACGATGGCCCGGAGCGGCGAGGGTTTCCACCCTGACAAGGGAACGGACAACACCCCGCGGTTCCGGACAACAGCTCGGACCACATCGCGCAGGGCTGGGGAGGTGGCAGGCAGAAGGCCCTCACGCTATCGATGGTGTTCGCCTTCCCCTGCGAACGCACCGACCACGGAGGGCCTTCTGACGCCAATCTAGGGGGCGGTGTCCGGCTTCGTCAAGGCGGGACCTCCGGGCCAGGTGACGATGTCGTCGGGACGACCAGGCCCCGGGACGACTGCCACCCCTGTTGTCCACGGCTGTGGACAACCTTGTGGATGGATTGTGGTCAACGTGTGGACGACGACTGGCCACCGCTCGGTCGGGCGTCGTTCACCAGGTCGACACCTTGTGTCCCGCCTGGCGGCACGGGTGCCCGCCCGGAGCGGACGGATTCACTCGTGCCCGGGGCCCTCGTCGTCGTCCGTACCGCCCTCCGTCCGCCGCTGCCGGTCGGCTTCGTTGAACAGCCGCTCGAGCTCGGCATCGATGTCGTACGCCTCGGGCTGCTGGACGGTCTGCGGGGCGTTGGCGTCGACCTCGCCGGCGACGAACCCCAGCGGGTCGTCGAGCCCCGCTGCCGTCGGCAGGTTGTCCGGGTGGCTCCAGATCCTGTCGCGACCTTCCATGTCGCGGGCCTCCCTCAGCGCGGCCCACAGATTGGCCGCGTCGCGCATCCTGCGCGGGCGCAGTTCCAGGCCGACGAGGGTGTTCAGCGCCTCCTCCGCCGGGCCGCCGGTGGCCCGGCGCCGGCGCATCGTCTCCGCCAGTGCGGGCGCCGTCGGCATCCATCGGCCGGTGGCCTGCGTGACGGTGTCGTCGACCCAGCCCTCGATCAACGCCAGCAGGGTCTCCAGCCGTTCGAGGACGGCCTGCTGCTCAGGGGTGCGTACGGGTTCGAAGAGGCTGCCCTGGAGCTTCTCGAAGGCCTCCTGGAGCGCTTCGAGACCCATCGAGGCGGGGTCGAGATCGCGGTACATGTCCTCCATGGCCGACATGTCGATGCGGATGCCCGCCGCGTACTGCTCGAACAGCGACAGCAGCTGGGGCCGCAGCCAGGGTGCCGCCGCGAACAGGCGCTGGCGGGCGGCCTCGCGCAGGGCCAGGTAGACCTGGATGTCGGTGGGGGACCGGTCGAGACCTTCCGAGAACGCGGCCACGTTGGTCGGCAGCAGCACGACGGCCCCGTCCTCCCCGAGCGGCAGGCCGATATCGGTGAGGCCCAGCACCTCGGACGCGAGCCGACCGAGCGCTTCGCCCACCTTCTGGCCGTACATCATCGCCCCACTGGTGCGCAGCATCGGCT is a window encoding:
- a CDS encoding zinc-dependent metalloprotease, coding for MADDPRPDENDPDEGKPQENAFEELLRQLGLSGATGPGGTPDLAALMQQLQQAFGQMFAAGSAGPTAGYSGFANPAGGAGSLVQPGQVDWRQVSTIARRICAERGSDPAPTREQRESVTEAARIAEGWLDRSTIFPATEQAPKVWSRSEWITSTLPVWERIIAPVATSFADALADALLRSSGEDQPAELAQMAGMLQPMLRTSGAMMYGQKVGEALGRLASEVLGLTDIGLPLGEDGAVVLLPTNVAAFSEGLDRSPTDIQVYLALREAARQRLFAAAPWLRPQLLSLFEQYAAGIRIDMSAMEDMYRDLDPASMGLEALQEAFEKLQGSLFEPVRTPEQQAVLERLETLLALIEGWVDDTVTQATGRWMPTAPALAETMRRRRATGGPAEEALNTLVGLELRPRRMRDAANLWAALREARDMEGRDRIWSHPDNLPTAAGLDDPLGFVAGEVDANAPQTVQQPEAYDIDAELERLFNEADRQRRTEGGTDDDEGPGHE